The sequence TTTGATATTTTTCAAGAGTATAAAGGGTTTTGATAGCTTGAATTTTTGGTGCTCCACTCACAGTGCCTGCAGGAAATGTTGCAAAAATCGCATCTTTACAACTTTTCTTTTTTTGGTCAAACTCTCCTTTTACTTCTGAAACAATATGCATAACTTTTGAATAACGCTCGATAATTTTAAACTTTTCTATTTTAATGCTACCAATTTTTGCTACTTTACCAATATCATTTCTTGCTAAATCAACCAACATGAGATGTTCAGCATTTTCTTTTTCATCTTCTTTTAATTCTTGTTCAAGTTGTAAATCTTGAGCTATTGTTTTGCCACGTTTTCTAGTGCCAGCAATAGGGCGTATAGTAATGCTTTCATTTTCTATTTTAATCATCATTTCAGGGCTTGTACCTAGAATTTGAAAATTTTCAAAATCAAAATAGAACATGTAAGGACTAGGGTTATTTTGACGCAGGCGTTTGTAGGCTTGAATAGGGGGTAGATTGCTTTGAATTTGCAGAGTTTGTGAGGGTACGCATTGCAAAAGATTTCCTTGATAGATTTCTTTTTTGATGGTTTCTACCATTGTTATAAAATATTCTTCTTGATCAGAAGGAAGGATAGTAAAATTATAATTTTCTTGAGGGAGGGGTTTGGGTGTGAGTTGCTTGATTTTGGTAGCAAGATTTTGGATATGTTCTTTGAGATTAAGTGGATGTGTCTCTTTGGCATAGTTGATGCTTATTAAAAATGCACAGTCATAAAGATGATCAAAAATAAGAAAGTCTCTACCAAACATCAAAGCACAATCATAAGTGTCTAGTTTTTTGGGTTTATGATTTTTAAGAGTTTCTATTTCTTCGAAAAATTCAAAACCAAGATATCCTATGCCACCTAAGGGTAATGGGATATCTTCTTGTAGTGTTGTGGGAGCTAGATTTTTAAAGGTTTCTGCCCAATCTAAAAAGTCTTTAGTTTCATCAAGAGGATTGAGAGTGATTTTTTCTTTATCATCAAGAAGGTAATAAGTATTATTTTCTTTAGTGAGACAAAAGGATAAAGAAAGCAATAAAAGAGAGTAACGACCTTTTCCAGTTTCTTGATACGCAGATTCTAGAAGAGCTTTTGTAGAGAGATTTTCTAAAACCATCATTGGAGTAATGCTGTGAGAGGCAATTTTTAAAATTTCTATTTGTGCAGGAGTTTGAAGTGTAAAATCAAAAAACATTACCAGGACCTTATATTTTATTTAATTTTTATGAGGGGGAGAAATTATAATAAAATACTTTAAACCTTAATAGGAGTAGTAGGAATTCAATTAGTTGTTAATGCAACTATTATTTTTTTTGGCTATAATACAGATTTACAAAAACTAAAATTTTTAGGAGTTTTTATGCGAAAGGCAGGAAGAGCTTTTTCAAAAGTAATTGGAGTTGCTTTATGTAGCACTATGCTTTTGGCTGCTAATGCGAATAGTCTTGGAGATACTAATATCCTTGCAGATATTAAAGAGTTTCAAAAACAAGCAGTAAAAAAATATACTTTGCAAGAATTAATTAAGGCGGCAGATACGAATTATTCCTTGCAGGCTAAGGCTTTAGCTACATTGCAAAGTAAAAAAGATGTAACAATTGCAAAGCTTGCAGCAGCAATGCCAAGGCTTGATGCGAGCTATAGTTTTAATAATAATGCACGTAACACACAAATGAACTCTGTGTATAATACGCAAACTGCAAATGCTACTTTTAAATACAATGTTTTTAATGGTTTGGCAGATTATAATACCATTAGAGAAAAAAATGCAAATTATTTGGCTAATGTGGCTGATGAAAAATATACAAAAGAAAGTGTTTATTTACAGGTAACGCAAAATTATTATGGTTATTTTGATAACGTTTCTAGATTAGTTTCTTTACAAAAAAAATTACAACAAATTAAAGAAGATGTAAAAAGAGTACAACAGCTTTATTTGCAAGGGTTGGCACCAATTGATGATTTAGAATCTCTTAAAGCACAAGCATCATTAAGTGAATATCAAATCGCAGATGCACGCTTATCTGTAGAGCAAAATAAACTTATGTTAGAATATCTAACAAATTTAAAAGTAGAAGGTTTGTTGTTTACTAGAATTCAAATGCCACAACTTCAAATTCAAGAACGTGGAGACTTGACTGCATTACAAGAGCAGATTAATATGCAAATTTTTAAAAATAAGCAGTTGAATTATTATCCCGTTGTTGATTTGACGGACA is a genomic window of Helicobacter anatolicus containing:
- a CDS encoding anthranilate synthase component I family protein, yielding MFFDFTLQTPAQIEILKIASHSITPMMVLENLSTKALLESAYQETGKGRYSLLLLSLSFCLTKENNTYYLLDDKEKITLNPLDETKDFLDWAETFKNLAPTTLQEDIPLPLGGIGYLGFEFFEEIETLKNHKPKKLDTYDCALMFGRDFLIFDHLYDCAFLISINYAKETHPLNLKEHIQNLATKIKQLTPKPLPQENYNFTILPSDQEEYFITMVETIKKEIYQGNLLQCVPSQTLQIQSNLPPIQAYKRLRQNNPSPYMFYFDFENFQILGTSPEMMIKIENESITIRPIAGTRKRGKTIAQDLQLEQELKEDEKENAEHLMLVDLARNDIGKVAKIGSIKIEKFKIIERYSKVMHIVSEVKGEFDQKKKSCKDAIFATFPAGTVSGAPKIQAIKTLYTLEKYQRGIYGGLIGYFDTKGNFDSAIAIRTAIYQNQTYHLQAGAGVVQDSLPEFELKETKNKMLALLSAITESKE
- a CDS encoding TolC family protein, whose product is MRKAGRAFSKVIGVALCSTMLLAANANSLGDTNILADIKEFQKQAVKKYTLQELIKAADTNYSLQAKALATLQSKKDVTIAKLAAAMPRLDASYSFNNNARNTQMNSVYNTQTANATFKYNVFNGLADYNTIREKNANYLANVADEKYTKESVYLQVTQNYYGYFDNVSRLVSLQKKLQQIKEDVKRVQQLYLQGLAPIDDLESLKAQASLSEYQIADARLSVEQNKLMLEYLTNLKVEGLLFTRIQMPQLQIQERGDLTALQEQINMQIFKNKQLNYYPVVDLTDTFTYNIQKPSFAKGSLASIYPDIQNTIGFTISLKILDDVGLSFQKQSLKIAQLSNEKLLAYKKLEQKKDVELYKKTLEIAQKQIQSARDNLKSANIAYANKKKKYEANLITFTDYLQALSTKFDAESTFNQSVNNFEFQKANYIFHSGQKIRDYIKE